A genomic stretch from Pochonia chlamydosporia 170 chromosome 4, whole genome shotgun sequence includes:
- a CDS encoding DnaJ and TPR domain-containing protein (similar to Verticillium alfalfae VaMs.102 XP_002999967.1): MRLGFSNLAVTAGLLASATTLLAQDIPLDLPLSTLLSSAQSHLAKGETSEALAYYDAAVAKDPSNYLTFFKRATTYLSLGRSSQASQDFGKVLELKPGFEGAHIQLAKIKAKVADWEGARSEYIAARKNEDSPELIELAESQGAADLSDIAEKDKNWDACINHAGAAILVASRAPSLRQRRSRCRFERGEVEEGMNDLHHVLQLRPGNTDPYVLISATTFYGLADMDNAIAQIRKCLHSDPDSKICKAVHKQEKRLQKALSKAESQLNRGQSTTAGRALVGSADEPGLLSSIREQIDQLKLDGWIPMQAKTALYDKVVEMVCQAYSESNHKDASKYCEEAIQLDPESFWGLIYRGKSLLKREEYDAAIQALEKAAEIRPDKGDKINPILHKAQIALRRSKTKDYYKVLGVANDADERQIKSAYRKASKQYHPDKAAKQGISKEEAEKKMASINEAYEVLSNPELRARFDQGDDPNSQERGSPFQGSPFGGGQPFMFHQQGGGGANFKFQFPGGGGGPFGF, encoded by the exons ATGCGACTAGGTTTTTCGAACCTGGCTGTGACAGCAGGCCTACTTGCGTCCGCCACGACATTACTCGCCCAAGACATACCGCTAGATTTGCCCTTGTCAACACTACTTTCGTCGGCGCAATCGCACCTCGCCAAGGGCGAAACCAGCGAGGCTCTCGCATACTACGACGCGGCCGTCGCGAAGGACCCTTCAAACTACCTTACATTCTTCAAGCGTGCTACCACCTACCTCTCACTCGGCCGCTCtagccaagccagccaggACTTTGGCAAGGTCTTGGAGCTTAAGCCGGGGTTTGAAGGCGCACATATACAACTAGCTAAAATAAAAGCCAAAGTTGCCGACTGGGAAGGCGCCAGATCAGAGTACATTGCGGCAAGGAAAAATGAAGATTCTCCTGAACTCATCGAACTGGCGGAGTCGCAAGGCGCCGCCGATCTGTCAGATATTGCAGAAAAGGATAAGAACTGGGATGCGTGTATAAACCACGCTGGTGCGGCCATTCTTGTTGCCTCTAGGGCACCATCTCTACGTCAGCGACGCTCACGGTGCAGGTTTGAGcgaggagaagttgaagagggcATGAACGATTTGCATCATGTTCTCCAGCTTCGGCCAGGCAACACTGACCCATATGTTCTCATATCAGCAACGACTTTCTACGGGCTGGCAGATATGGATAACGCGATTGCCCAAATACGGAAATGTCTGCACTCTGACCCCGACTCAAAGATTTGCAAAGCAGTGCATAAGCAAGAGAAGCGTTTGCAAAAGGCACTCTCAAAAGCCGAAAGTCAGCTCAACCGTGGTCAAAGCACCACTGCCGGGCGTGCTTTGGTGGGCTCAGCGGATGAGCCTGGCCTACTTTCAAGCATTCGCGAGCAAATAGATCAGCTAAAGCTAGACGGTTGGATTCCAATGCAGGCCAAGACAGCCCTGTATGACAAGGTGGTTGAAATGGTGTGTCAAGCATATTCTGAG TCGAATCATAAGGATGCTTCTAAATATTGCGAGGAGGCTATCCAATTGGACCCTGAATCGTTCTGGGGTCTCATATACCGGGGCAAATCTCTTCTTAAGCGCGAGGAATATGATGCAGCTATACAGGCGCTTGAAAAGGCTGCAGAAATACGGCCTGACAAAGGGGATAAAATAAATCCTATACTGCACAAGGCGCAAATTGCCCTGAGACGTAGCAAAACGAAAGATTACTACAAGGTTCTTGGGGTGGCGAATGACGCTGACGAGCGACAAATTAAATCTGCATACCGCAAGGCATCTAAGCAATATCACCCAGACAAGGCCGCAAAGCAGGGCATTAGTAAGGAAgaggcggagaagaagatggcttcGATAAATGAAGCCTATGAGGTCCTCAGCAATCCCGAACTACGGGCCCGGTTTGATCAAGGCGATGATCCGAACTCACAGGAGAGAGGCAGTCCGTTTCAGGGAAGTCCGTTTGGTGGCGGTCAACCCTTCATGTTTCACCAacaaggaggtggaggtgCAAATTTCAAATTTCAATTTCCTGGCGGAGGTGGTGGCCCATTTGGATTCTGA
- a CDS encoding autophagy protein Apg9 (similar to Coccidioides immitis RS XP_001247989.1), with product MASNTFHQNETSLPDDRQVHRDPRTGRPAQVNIHHQSTNSVDEENLRHNLDYFDVEALGVGSSRATVDPSTHIVRGESTQFPKFVATARWADHDEDIENDVPASLLVEANEHVPDGISQPLDIHHDTPSPVLGKPDRQTRTHWQPPRTKQQPRHPTSLQNDARVLQPRSLMSGLAPGGRREKALWRWVNITNLDSFMRDVYDYYEGGGLLCILCSNALWLLETLFVAVLLTFLTQCVDYGKVPHSKSLNDVVIKQCTRNMSTSWSFGIWMYSFFFIWKSVQYFFEIRRLVYVRDFFVHLLEIPEQDMQTVSWQDIVARIMTLRDHNPKTATNIPRNLRRYIGSQSKERLDAHDIANRLMRKENFLIAMINKDVLNLSLPLPFLGDRQLFSKTMEWYLHYCILDMAFNEFGQVRQDILRADRRSFLSQKLRQRLYFAAILNLIFAPVVLAYVIIVYFFTYYNEYQKDPKMAAARKYTALAEWKFREFNELPHIFYERLHMSFPFATRYIEQFPKRMTEEIARSVSFMSGALTAVLAVGTVLDSELFLGFEITKDRPVLFYLGVFGAIWAMTRGMISEETTVFNPEYALRNVIEYTHYMPDHWQGRLHSFEVKQDFSNLYKMKVVIFLEEILGIITTPMLLFFSLPRCAEQIIDFFREFTIHVDGLGYVCSFAVFDFKKGIGQNRLRGADPDIREEYYSTKHGKMAASYYGFLDNYVINPKTGIPGHMPPGSRGQFHPPPVFPSLNSPSLAADMQSSNIARTDVVRNRSRPTSAMPSKRTVPPAVPQLSPMASILLDPHNQPQLPSLGARSWHRLRQARGMYSGEGQIAEEDAEFEARKHGISEHDDAYDEGGILGESTWESSPDKGLSREDSSMQPEGITDSSRVLCQIYDAQGRYTSHRDHHLHNQGSQYCLAGVRRKTSHVSIYPPRAFEIPTFNCFGPPAANLAALDSKAFGRASEAVADMALPSADPGDDYDYESLPPNFSLLQNMAAGAFAGIAEHTVMYPIDAIKTRMQVLNPSNTTAYSGVLRSTYQMASGEGFFSLWRGMSSVIVGAGPAHAVYFATYEAVKHAMGGNQAGVHHPLAAATSGAAATIASDAFMNPFDVIKQRMQIQNSSKMYRSMIDCAKYVYRNEGIGAFYISYPTTLSMTVPFTALQFLAYESISTAMNPEKHYDPVTHCLAGAVAGGFAAGLTTPMDVIKTILQTRGTSSDPQVRNVNGFLGGCQLLYQREGLRGFFKGVRPRVVTTMPSTAICWSAYEFSKAYFIKRNDSS from the exons atggcatcaaatacGTTTCATCAAAACGAGACATCACTTCCAGATGATCGCCAAGTTCACAGGGATCCAAGAACAGGACGGCCGGCCCAGGTaaacatccaccaccaatcAACCAATAGTGTCGACGAGGAGAATCTACGCCACAACCTCGACTATTTCGATGTTGAGGCTTTAGGTGTTGGCAGTAGTCGAGCTACGGTAGACCCATCAACGCATATCGTAAGAGGCGAGTCAACGCAATTTCCGAAGTTTGTGGCAACTGCCCGTTGGGCAGATCATGATGAGGATATCGAAAATGACGTCCCTGCATCGCTTTTGGTTGAGGCCAATGAACACGTTCCTGATGGTATATCACAACCCCTGGATATACATCACGATACCCCGTCCCCGGTTCTCGGGAAGCCTGATAGGCAAACGAGAACGCATTGGCAACCTCCGCGGACCAAACAGCAGCCACGTCATCCAACTAGCCTGCAAAACGACGCAAGGGTACTTCAGCCTAGGTCTTTGATGAGCGGATTAGCCCCTGGTGGACGAAGGGAAAAAGCTCTTTGGAGATGGGTTAATATCACAAACCTCGATAGCTTCATGCGAGACGTGTACGATTACTATGAGGGTGGAGGCCTTCTCTGTATATTGTGTTCCAATGCCCTATGGCTTTT GGAGACGCTTTTTGTTGCAGTATTATTGACATTTCTCACTCAGTGTGTTGACTATGGAAAAGTTCCCCATAGCAAGTCACTAAATGATGTCGTCATCAAGCAATGCACACGAAATATGTCGACTTCCTGGAGTTTCGGTATTTGGATGTATTCCTTTTTCTTCATATGGAAATCGGTTCAATATTTCTTCGAGATCCGTCGCTTGGTGTATGTGAGGGACTTCTTTGTCCACCTGCTCGAAATTCCTGAACAGGACATGCAAACGGTATCGTGGCAAGATATTGTTGCTCGCATCATGACTCTGCGTGATCACAACCCGAAAACTGCGACCAATATACCGCGAAACCTTCGTCGTTATATTGGTAGCCAGTCAAAGGAAAGACTCGACGCTCACGACATTGCGAATCGATTAATGAGAAAGGAGAATTTCCTCATTGCAATGATCAACAAGGACGTGCTTAACTTGTCCCTGCCGCTACCATTTCTAGGCGACAGGCAGCTCTTCTCAAAGACTATGGAGTGGTACCTACACTATTGCATCCTCGACATGGCATTTAATGAGTTCGGTCAAGTGAGGCAGGATATTTTACGCGCCGATAGACGATCTTTTCTAAGCCAAAAACTGCGACAACGTCTGTACTTTGCCGCAATTCTTAATCTCATTTTTGCTCCTGTGGTACTCGCATACGTCATCATCGTATATTTTTTCACTTACTACAAC GAGTATCAGAAAGATCCAAAAATGGCGGCCGCCCGCAAATATACAGCACTCGCGGAATGGAAGTTTCGGGAGTTCAATGAACTGCCTCATATCTTTTATGAGAGGCTTCACATGTCTTTCCCTTTTGCGACCCGCTATATCGAGCAGTTTCCCAAGCGAATGACGGAGGAAATTGCCCGAAGTGTCTCGTTCATGTCCGGGGCTCTGACAGCTGTACTCGCAGTCGGCACTGTTCTTGACTCGGAGCTTTTTCTCGGATTCGAAATAACCAAAGACAGACCTGTGCTCTTCTATCTAGGCGTCTTCGGTGCCATATGGGCAATGACTAGAGGCATGATTTCGGAAGAGACAACAGTTTTTAATCCCGAATACGCACTGCGAAATGTTATCGAATACACGCATTATATGCCAGATCACTGGCAGGGGCGACTGCACAGCTTTGAGGTAAAGCAGGACTTTTCCAACCTATACAAGATGAAAGTTGTTATATTTCTAGAAGAGATCTTGGGCATAATCACCACTCCGAtgctcttgttcttttctcttccaaGGTGCGCGGAACAGATCATCGATTTTTTCCGTGAGTTCACGATCCATGTAGATGGCTTAGGCTACGTGTGTTCCTTTGCTGTCTTTGATTTTAAGAAGGGTATTGGACAGAATCGTCTGCGAGGGGCTGATCCCGATATTCGGGAAGAGTATTATTCTACAAAACATGGGAAGATGGCAGCATCCTACTACGGGTTCCTGGATAATTACGTTATAAATCCCAAAACAGGCATCCCTGGCCACATGCCTCCAGGCTCTAGAGGACAGTTCCACCCGCCTCCAGTTTTCCCCAGCCTCAACTCTCCATCCCTTGCGGCAGATATGCAGAGCTCAAACATTGCGAGGACAGACGTCGTGCGGAATCGAAGTCGCCCGACTAGCGCTATGCCATCAAAACGAACAGTGCCTCCTGCAGTTCCACAACTCTCCCCCATGGCTTCTATTTTGTTAGATCCGCATAATCAGCCACAGTTGCCATCACTTGGAGCGAGAAGTTGGCACCGGCTACGTCAGGCCAGGGGTATGTATTCCGGGGAAGGTCAGATAGCAGAAGAGGATGCGGAGTTTGAGGCTCGGAAACACGGAATAAGcgaacatgatgatgcttaCGACGAAGGTGGGATCCTAGGTGAGTCTACATGGGAATCTTCGCCAGACAAGGGCCTCAGTCGAGAGGATAGCTCCATGCAGCCTGAAGGG ATCACAGACTCATCGCGCGTCCTCTGCCAAATTTATGACGCCCAGGGACGCTACACATCTCATCGCGACCATCATTTGCACAACCAAGGCTCGCAATACTGCCTAGCTGGTGTCAGAAGAAAGACTTCTCACGTATCGATTTACCCGCCAAGAGCTTTCGAAATTCCGACGTTTAACTGCTTCGGCCCTCCCGCTGCCAACCTGGCTGCCCTAGACTCCAAAGCTTTCGGCAGAGCTTCTGAAGCTGTGGCCGACATGGCCCTGCCCAGTGCCGACCCTGGCGATGACTATGA CTACGAATCGCTTCCGCCAAATTTTTCGCTGCTGCAAAACATGGCAGCAGGAGCGtttgctggcattgct GAACATACCGTCATGTACCCCATTGACGCCATCAAA ACACGGATGCAAGTCCTGAATCCTAGCAACACAACAGCCTACTCTGGCGTTCTGCGGAGCACCTATCAGATGGCATCAGGGGAAGGGTTCTTCAGTTTGTGGCGAGGCATGTCTAGTGTCATTGTTGGAGCCG GTCCTGCACATGCTGTGTACTTTGCAACATACGAGGCTGTCAAGCATGCTATGGGTGGAAATCAGGCCGGTGTACACCATCCACTTGCTGCTG CAACGAGTGGAGCTGCCGCTACCATCGCAAGCGATGCCTTTATGAATCCATTTGATG TAATCAAACAACGAATGCAAATCCAAAATTCGAGCAAAATGTACCGGTCTATGATCGATTGCGCCAAATACGTCTACCGAAACGAAGGCATCGGCGCTTTTTACATTTCCTATCCTACGACCCTGTCTATGACGGTTCCATTCACCGCATTGCAGTTTCTTGCTTACGAATCGATTTCAACAGCCATGAACCCTGAAAAACACTACGATCCTGTGACACATTGCTTGGCTGGAGCAGTTGCTGGAGGATTTGCCGCTGGACTCACTACACCAATGGATGTTATCAAGACAATACTGCAGACCCGGGGCACATCGTCAGACCCACAAGTTCGAAACGTGAATGGTTTCCTTGGGGGATGTCAGCTTCTGTATCAGAGAGAAGGACTTCGAGGCTTCTTCAAGGGCGTGCGCCCCAGAGTAGTTACAACCATGCCCAGTACCGCTATTTGCTGGTCAGCTTACGAGTTCTCCAA AGCCTATTTCATTAAACGCAACGATTCGTCGTGA
- a CDS encoding component of oligomeric golgi complex 6 (similar to Leptosphaeria maculans JN3 XP_003845745.1) yields MSEELGRGTNMLIPSTKSSNSLTTKVTAVLSTSFADAEFREALSLLDEKEFANDARNRRQIRIDFHKNVMDCNGVIVDSFGQVAEVNIIPASPILDRSSLTTIQQLHRVRLILGKLNAEYQDMKTQIALAKSGTSTTLSETSSLLETRAQVLVKQDVLSAFKEHFLMTEVEIVALTSTAEPVDDRFFDALSKAKKINKDCEILLGLEGQTFGLDLMEQTSTNLNFGFQKLYKWLQREFKTLNLENPQMNTSIRRALRVLAERPSLFQNCLDFFAEARERLLSEAFHIALTGTNSSGVDDASIKPIDLTAHDILRYVGDMLAWVHSATVGELEALEVLFIAEGEELAKGLRQGRDTEVWRLVADDEDDDREFNALGALNNLVDRDMAGVGRLVRQRVEQVIRTTEDIIPAYKLATLLSFYGITFERLLGPASKLADCVHGLENESLRQFRSLLKDNIALIQSDADKIPTDLAPPPFFHDALDQLAAIMLTFDSSLSSSAIPESEFEGVLTDALEPFMIACDNMAKSMPPLRASIFIVNFKSAASKRLAKFEFTKRRAEELRLDIAKESAKLVQHQYEFFRLRSGLNSLFSSECDAYSKSIPALNATVLAKASQQLDEFLPSALLDAIDRVKNLEDAMIARQITEEAAEMFCKDFEEFEKKLESMGPSTGASDDASVRLLFPRTSTEIRVLLS; encoded by the coding sequence ATGTCAGAAGAGCTTGGTCGCGGCACTAATATGCTAATCCCATCGACAAAAAGCTCCAATTCACTCACAACTAAAGTTACAGCGGTTCTTTCTACATCGTTTGCGGATGCAGAGTTTCGCGAGGCTCTCTCCCTCCTTGATGAGAAGGAATTTGCAAACGATGCGAGAAATCGAAGACAAATCAGGATTGACTTCCATAAGAATGTCATGGACTGTAATGGAGTCATAGTTGATAGTTTCGGGCAAGTGGCAGAGGTTAATATCATCCCAGCATCTCCAATACTTGACAGGTCATCGCTGACAACCATACAGCAGCTGCACCGCGTCAGGCTCATACTTGGAAAGCTAAACGCAGAATATCAGGATATGAAAACCCAAATTGCTCTGGCTAAGTCAGGAACCTCGACCACTCTATCTGAGACGTCATCTTTGTTAGAGACCCGAGCGCAAGTTTTAGTCAAACAGGACGTCTTGTCCGCTTTCAAAGAGCATTTTCTCATGACAGAGGTTGAAATTGTTGCGTTGACATCAACGGCTGAGCCTGTCGATGATCGGTTTTTTGATGCCCTTtccaaggcgaagaagataAACAAGGATTGCGAGATCTTGCTCGGCCTTGAAGGACAGACCTTTGGCCTAGATTTAATGGAGCAGACGTCCACAAACCTCAACTTTGGGTTCCAAAAGTTGTATAAATGGCTTCAGAGGGAATTCAAAACGTTAAATCTTGAGAATCCGCAGATGAACACATCAATTCGGCGAGCTCTTCGAGTGCTAGCGGAGCGGCCGTCCCTTTTCCAAAACTGCCTAGACTTCTTCGCGGAGGCTAGAGAGCGACTTCTGTCGGAAGCTTTCCACATTGCCTTAACTGGTACAAACTCctctggtgttgatgatgcctcCATTAAACCCATTGACCTCACCGCGCATGATATACTGCGTTACGTCGGAGACATGTTAGCATGGGTACATTCCGCAACCGTGGGTGAGCTTGAGGCTCTTGAGGTCCTTTTCATTGCTGAAGGCGAAGAGCTGGCTAAGGGTTTGAGACAAGGCAGGGATACAGAGGTCTGGCGTCTTgttgcagatgatgaagacgacgatcGCGAGTTTAACGCTCTCGGGGCTCTGAATAACCTCGTTGACAgagacatggctggagtCGGCAGGTTAGTTCGCCAACGGGTTGAACAGGTCATTAGAACAACCGAGGATATCATACCAGCCTATAAACTCGCCACTCTTCTGAGCTTTTACGGCATTACATTCGAAAGGCTGTTGGGTCCAGCTTCGAAACTAGCAGATTGTGTCCACGGATTAGAAAATGAATCGCTACGGCAATTTCGATCTTTACTCAAGGATAATATCGCACTGATACAAAGCGATGCTGATAAGATCCCTACCGATCTTGCACCGCCACCCTTCTTTCACGACGCGTTAGACCAACTCGCTGCAATTATGCTGACATTTGACTCGTCTCTATCATCGTCGGCGATCCCTGAGAGCGAGTTTGAAGGCGTGCTTACAGACGCACTGGAGCCGTTTATGATTGCATGCGATAACATGGCAAAGTCCATGCCGCCACTAAGGGCCTCGATTTTCATTGTCAATTTTAAATCTGCAGCTTCCAAACGTCTTGCCAAGTTCGAATTTACGAAGCGGCGGGCCGAGGAGCTTCGCCTGGATATCGCAAAGGAGTCGGCAAAACTTGTGCAGCACCAATACGAGTTCTTTCGTCTGCGGTCTGGATTAAATTCACTGTTTAGTAGCGAGTGTGATGCATATAGCAAAAGCATTCCAGCACTTAACGCAACGGTTCTTGCCAAAGCAAGTCAGCAATTGGATGAGTTTCTACCTTCAGCACTGTTGGACGCCATAGACAGGGTCAAAAACTTAGAGGACGCAATGATTGCTCGTCAAATCACTGAAGAAGCCGCAGAGATGTTTTGCAAAGATTTTGAAGAGTTTGAAAAGAAATTGGAGAGCATGGGTCCCAGCACAGGGGCAAGCGATGACGCATCTGTTCGATTACTGTTTCCCCGGACATCCACAGAAATCCGCGTTCTGCTATCTTGA
- a CDS encoding AAA family ATPase (similar to Neosartorya fischeri NRRL 181 XP_001258398.1), giving the protein MLRNKVFTALQKTYDDSYLSCSTAVYYESQGDEVEAMRHWRHALEQIYEHRATKAIPGYGPQTDTEKALVEALNQLELQCKERIDLLEALRVSRQEGLLLPSDIGSSKSPTLDEDNNAGRRGAIGQGTIPAVTYSELSRPTLPSRPALPPRSSSDLAALSVSNGSSRNIEACAELATKSRSQSPSPAARTDKTMRSSSPEKHTMRTTLRSGRANDKPNKPARKSPKPATEGSSKAATLAWSALGSRDRLLKVPSDSGPSTSHSNARRSSDQTKPVSSPLQWDSHSRRLVTPRDTEYSLNGFQTTNSTRHSDEYPQPRSSVLSVSAASSALNASSYQEASFADPAPNRPERMSPARVAASTRQSSKISPDVVDDSSFLVDGSVVSPEKRDFSDTPIRRKAVAKKQMTSSHPFQKGRNTKHISHRCRDKEQAMSDRSSESDGPAMRSFPKPRQATRRDRTNKSTAQSQSTDETDSESNSTDMAWKKRMVSILKHLPPGVDEGAAKQILNDVIVQGDEVHWGDIAGLEIAKNALRETVVYPFLRPDLFMGLREPARGMLLFGPPGTGKTMLARAVATESKSTFFSISASSLTSKYLGESEKLVRALFGLARTLAPSIIFVDEIDSLLSQRSGSGEHEATRRIKTEFLIQWSDLQRAAAGREATEKDRERGDANRVLVLAATNLPWAIDEAARRRFVRRQYIPLPEPHTRETQLRTLLGQQKHGLSESDIERLVGLTDGFSGSDITALAKDAAMGPLRSLGEALLHMTMDDIRPILLVDFEASLRTIRPSVSKAGLKEYEEWAREFGERGG; this is encoded by the exons ATGTTGAGAAACAAAGTCTTCACGGCGCTGCAGAAGACCTATGATGACAGCTATCTGAGCTGCTCCACAGCCGTTTACTATGAAAGCCAG GGCGACGAGGTAGAGGCAATGCGACACTGGAGGCATGCGCTCGAACAAATTTACGAGCATCGAGCCACCAAAGCTATTCCAGGCTACGGACCTCAAACAGACACAGAAAAAGCATTGGTGGAGGCTTTGAACCAACTGGAACTGCAATGCAAAGAAAGGATAGATCTTCTTGAGGCGCTACGCGTTTCACGTCAAGAAggcttgttgttgccatcaGACATCGGCTCATCCAAGTCTCCAACACTTGATGAGGACAACAATGCTGGACGTAGAGGTGCTATTGGGCAAGGCACTATCCCAGCCGTGACATACTCGGAACTCTCTCGTCCCACCCTTCCTAGCAGGCCAGCCCTCCCTCCTCGAAGTTCATCGGACCTAGCGGCTTTGTCGGTGTCTAATGGCAGTAGCCGCAATATTGAAGCTTGTGCAGAGCTTGCCACAAAGTCGAGATCACAGTCACCGAGTCCTGCAGCCAGGACGGATAAAACCATGAGGTCTAGCAGTCCCGAGAAGCACACTATGAGGACAACTCTCCGTTCTGGTAGGGCGAACGACAAACCGAACAAGCCAGCTCGTAAGTCCCCGAAGCCGGCAACGGAGGGATCAAGTAAAGCAGCGACACTTGCATGGAGCGCTCTTGGGTCGCGTGACCGACTTCTCAAGGTACCTTCGGATAGCGGTCCATCGACCTCCCATTCAAATGCTAGGCGTTCTTCAGACCAGACAAAGCCTGTCTCGTCACCCTTGCAGTGGGATAGCCACAGCCGACGGTTGGTGACACCACGAGATACAGAATATTCCCTCAATGGGTTTCAGACTACaaattcaaccagacattccGATGAATACCCACAACCCAGATCATCCGTACTATCTGTCTCTGCCGCTTCCAGTGCTCTAAATGCCTCCTCATACCAGGAGGCCTCATTCGCAGATCCAGCACCAAATCGCCCAGAACGCATGTCCCCAGCACGCGTCGCTGCAAGCACCCGCCAATCATCAAAAATATCGCCAGATGTGGTTGACGACAGCTCATTTCTTGTCGACGGCTCAGTGGTATCACCAGAGAAAAGGGACTTTTCAGATACTCCAATTAGACGCAAGGCCGTGGCTAAGAAACAGATGACATCGTCTCATCCATTTCAGAAGGGTCGAAATACAAAACACATATCTCATCGATGTCGGGACAAAGAACAGGCAATGAGCGACAGATCTAGCGAATCCGATGGGCCTGCGATGAGGTCTTTTCCAAAGCCTCGACAAGCGACGAGACGAGACCGTACAAACAAGTCCACTGCACAATCACAGTCAACTGACGAGACAGATTCGGAAAGCAATTCCACGGATATggcttggaagaagaggatggtTAGCATTCTCAAGCATCTGCCACCGGGTGTCGATGAAGGGGCTGCGAAGCAAATTCTGAATGATGTCATTGTACAAGGGGATGAGGTACACTGGGGTGACATTGCTGGGCTGGAGATTGCCAAAAATGCTCTTAGAGAAACCGTTGTCTACCCATTCCTTCGACCAGATTTGTTCATGGGATTGCGCGAGCCCGCCAGGGGCATGCTTTTATTTGGGCCACCAGGAACAGGCAAGACCATGCTGGCACGAGCCGTGGCAACAGAGTCAAAGTCCACCTTTTTTTCAATTTCagccagcagcttgaccAGCAAGTATCTTGGAGAGTCGGAGAAACTAGTCCGTGCATTATTCGGCCTGGCGAGAACTCTTGCGCCCAGCATCATTTTTGTCGACGAGATCGATTCTCTCCTATCTCAAAGATCCGGATCGGGCGAACACGAGGCAACAAGACGAATCAAGACCGAATTCTTGATACAGTGGAGCGACTTACAGCGGGCAGCTGCCGGAAGAGAAGCGACAGAGAAGGATAGAGAGCGCGGGGATGCGAACAgagttcttgttcttgctgccaccaaCTTACCTTGGGCGATTGATGAAGCAGCTAGGCGTAGATTTGTACGACGGCAGTATATTCCACTTCCCGAACCACATACTAGAGAAACACAGCTACGAACGCTACTTGGACAACAAAAGCATGGCCTTTCAGAGTCAGACATCGAGAGACTAGTTGGGTTGACAGATG GGTTCTCAGGTTCAGATATTACGGCTTTGGCAAAGGACGCCGCAATGGGGCCGCTTCGGTCACTTGGAGAAGCGTTGCTTCACATGACTATGGACGACATCCGGCCCATCCTACTGGTGGACTTTGAAGCAAGTCTCAGGACTATTCGACCAAGCGTTAGCAAAGCCGGGTTGAAGGAGTATGAAGAATGGGCCAGGGAATTCGGCGAGAGAGGCGGCTAG
- a CDS encoding ribosomal protein S17 (similar to Cordyceps militaris CM01 XP_006666433.1), which yields MSSQVAKAARRVTNELHGVVVSAGLMQKTVKVRVGGQKWNKVVNKWFPDPKQYLVHDPNSSLRTGDVVSIVPGWPTSRHKRHVVKHIIAPFGAPINERPPVPTLEERIADREAKKAAKLERRSLTARN from the exons ATGTCGTCCCAGGTTGCTAAAGCCGCACGTCGTGTGACTAATGAACTTCACGGCGTGGTCGTGTCTGCCGGACTAATGCAAAAGACTGTCAAAGTTCGCGTAGGCGGCCAGAAGTGGAACAAAGTTGTGAACAAG TGGTTTCCTGACCCCAAACAATATCTTGTGCACGATCCCAACTCATCGCTGCGAACAGGAGACGTCGTATCCATCGTCCCTGGGTGGCCAACTTCGCGGCATAAACGACATGTTGTGAAGCATATTATCGCACCATTTGGTGCCCCTATAAATGAGCGACCACCTGTCCCAACGCTTGAGGAGCGGATAGCAGATCGagaggcgaagaaggctgcgAAACTCGAACGAAGGTCACTGACAGCGAGGAACTAA